The Deltaproteobacteria bacterium DNA segment CAACTTTAAATCCCTTAAAAATACCCTCTCTGTATGAATATTTGGGGTAAAATTAATTTTACCACTCCTCGATGACTCCCAATTTCAACCGGTTACATACAACGCAATTGGCTCGGAGGAAGTAGGGTAGGCTTTCCAGCCTGCCAGGCCTTACATGAAGCAAAGCACGAAACTCTCTGATACAAAGCATGGTTAATGTTGTCAGGCAGACCCGCTGCGCGAGCCACCCTGACCTACAAGGCTTGAGTGATTACCGTAATTATATTCCTTTTGGCTGCGGCTTCAGTGCCTATTGAAACTTTCTTGGCAATTGCCTTAATGAGGGGGAGGGAGACGTTCTGAAGGAATCTCTTTCAATAAAAAAAGGGTCTTCTGAGTCAGGCCCTCCGGCCAGGGCGGGTCACCCAGGCCGCAATCACGCCGGCCGCGAACCCGAAAAAGTGGCCGGACCAGCTAACCCCCGGAATCCGGATGAGCAGGGTCACGAGCAGCCCTCCATAAAGAAGAAAGACCAACAGGGATATAATCAGGGCCTTCCACTCCCGGCGAAAGATTCCCAGAAAAATCAGGAAACCAAGCAGACCAAAAATGATTCCGCTGGCGCCGATATGAATGGTGTGAGCGCTCCCGAATGTCCAGACCGCAGCGCCTCCCAGGAGGGTAATGATGACCAGCGCCTTGATCGTCAGGAGTTTGCTAAAGGACAGCGACAGAAAAAGCAGGCAGAAGAAGGCAAAACTATTGGCCATGAGGTGCTGGAGATTGACATGCAGAAAAGGCCAGAGAAGAACGCCGATCAGGCCGTTGGTCTGACGCGGGCGGATACCATACAGCCGAAGATCAACCGGTGCAAAATAGCCTGCAAAAAAGATAAACCATAGAACGGCCACAGCTATGAGGGCGGTGGTAAGGCTTTCATTAACTTTCATGTTTCATCATAGAAGGGCTGGCGGCTCAGCCCTGGCCCTCGGCACGGATGATAGCAGGTCCGGCCGGTCCTCGCTCAAGCTCCATGATAGAGCAGCTTTTAACCTTGAGGTGCTTTTTCAGGTACTCCACGGCCTTCCGGCCTTCGGTCAGGTCGCCGCAGGTAAAGATGTCCAGGGCGGCGTATCCAAATTCCGGCCAGGTGTGGATGGAGAAATGGGATTCGGCCACGACCACGATGCCGCTGACCCCGTTGGGCGGGAACTGGTGGAAGAAGGGCTGGACAATGGTGGCCCCGGAAAGGTTGACCGCTTCCAGCAGGTGTTTTTCTATGACCTTCATGTCGCTTATTTTGGCGCTGTCACAGCCAAACAGCTCCACAACCAGATGCTTGCCCAATCCTTTCACTTTAGCGATCCTCTTTCATAAGATTTAAAGAGGCCAGGTCTCTTCCAGTCGGACGGGACGGCCTTGCTTACACGCAGGATAGATAAATACATGGCATTTTGCAATGAGTATTTTTTTTCAGGTCTAGGTCAGGGTGCGAGGCTCCCTAACACAAATCATGATTAATATCGTCAGGGAGGCCTGCAAGGCTGGCCTTCGACTTTCCTGAGAACAAAGATCTGGTTTATCCCGTCTCCCCTGGCTGCAATTTTATGAAAATAAAGATATCTGAAGCTGTTCATTTCCAAACCTTTCAAGTTGACAACCATTTGTGAATCTGAAATACTGAGCCATGTTTTAATGCATGTTTTCCTTGGATGACGTTCTTTTTTCAATTCCGAGACGGTGGTTTTCAAACCTCAGATCAAACATAAGGAAATGAATACATGTTTCGCTTTTGCCATTATGCCTTGGCCTTGATACTGGCCGCCTCATTCCTCCATGGCTGCGCAGGAAAGCAGCTTCCCATTGATCTCATTAAAAAAGAGTTCAGGGACGTGCCCACCTATGCGATCATCCTGGACGACATGGAGGAAAGAGGCGCCTTCTTTAAAAACTATTACCACAAGTACCGTATCGTCCAGCAGGAACGGTCCTGGACGACCGACTGGATGAAGGTGCCTCAAGATTACTACCGCCGAAACGCAAACTTCCTGGGCATGACCCTGGCGGCGAAAAAGAAAGGGGAGTTTGACGCCTCGACCGGACCGCCGGGCTACCATTACGTGGGCGACGATCGTTATGGCAACTGGCGTCGCGACAGCGGCGGAAACTCCTTCTGGGTCTTTTACGGACAGTATGCCTTTCTTTCGCACATGTTAGGCGGGCACCGCGTCTTTCGGAACGATTATAATACCTACCGGGATTACCGCACCCGGAATCGCCCCTATTACGGGCGAAACAATGAATTCGGAACCAAAGGGACCATCACCAAGAGGCAGAAGCCCAATTTTTACGCCCGGCAGACGGCCAAAGCCCAGGCTAAAAAGGCCTCATTTTCAAATCGGGTAAACCAGCGCACCGGCCGATCCAGAGCCGGTTACCGCAGCCGAAGCACGAGTTGGGGGAAATAGGCCATGACCCTGGACAGCTTACTTCTAGCAGTAATTTTCATCATTGGTTTTTATGTCCTGTTCTATATCGGCAAGGTGGTCAACGACCTGCTGCACCGAGAATACAGGCTGAGCTACGAGCTGGTCGAAAAGGACAACGCCGCCCTGGCTCTGGCCGTGGTCGGCTACTACTTCGGGCTGGTCCTCGCTATTGGCGGGACCGTTGTCGGCCCGAGCAGCGGCATCCTGGAAGACTTGCTTGACCTTTGCATTTACGGAGTTTTAGGCATCATTCTGCTTAATATCTCCTGGTTCTTATGCGACAAGTTTATTCTATATAAATTCCATATCAGCGACGAGCTTATCAGGGATCATAATCAGGGAACCGGAGCGGTTTCGGCCGGTGTCAGCGTGGCCTCGGGTTTGATCATCTATGGCGCGGTGACGGGTGAGGGTGGTTCGATATGGACCGTCCTCATCTTCTGGGCCATCGGGCAGATTATCCTGATCCTGGCCGGACTCCTGTATAACCTCATCACGCCCTATGATATTCACGCGGAGATCGAGCGGGATAACGTGGCGGCTGGCGTGAGCTTTGCCGGGGCGCTCATCGCCATCGGGGTTGTTGTTGGGTTGGCCGGGGAAGGTGATTTCACGTCCTGGTCTCAAAGCCTGCTGAACTATCTGGCCTTTATCATCGTCGGCCTCATCCTGCTGCCTGTCATACGTCTGCTGACCGACAGGGTTCTTCTTCCTGCGGTCAAGCTTTCGGATGAGATTGCCGCTCAGGAAAAGCCCAATCTAGGCGCCGCCTATATTGAGGCGTTTTCCTATATTGCCGCCGCCTTTATCATTTACTGGTGTGTCTAGCCCTCGCGGTGTAAGCACCGTTCTCAAGATATCCGTCTTTGCCACCGGCTGCGCGGGCATCGTGGCCGAATTCGTTCTTTCCACCCTGGCAACCTATATCGTTGGCAACGCTATCTTCCAGTGGACCATAGTCATGTCCCTGATGTTCTTTGCCATGGGGCTGGGCAGCCGCCTCAGTGCGGTCTTTCGCCACCGACTGCTGGACGCCTTTATTATCATCGAATTCAGTTTGTCCCTGCTGTGCGCCTCCTCAGCCGCCCTGGCATACGGACTGGTGGCCTATACGGTTTACGCCAGGTTGATGATTTATACCCAGGCCTTTGTCATCGGCCTGCTTATCGGCCTGGAGATTCCCCTGGTGACCCGGCTGAACCAGGCCTATGAGGAGCTGCGCTCCAACATCGCCGGGGTCATGGAAAAGGATTACTACGGCGCGCTTGTAGGCGGCCTTCTTTTCGCCTTCTTTGCCTTGCCTCATCTGGGCCTGACCTATACTCCCATCGCGCTGGGGGCGATCAACTTTTTGGTGGCGGCCCTGCTTCTCTTTAGCTTTTTTGGGCTTCTCAGCCGGAAGAAGGTCCTGGTGTCCGCCTTTGCCATAACCTGCGCGGCCCTGATCACCCTTGGAGTTCTGGCCAAACCGATTATCCTGTTCGGAGAACAGCGGCAGTATCGCGACAAGGTCATCTTCGCCAAACAAACGGTCTACCAGAAGATCGTGATTACACAGTGGAAAAAGCATTACTGGCTCTTCATTAACGGGCAGGAGCAGTTCAGCACTTACGATGAAGAAAAGTATCACGAGCCGCTGGTGCATCCGGCCATGAAACTGGCCGCTGGCAGGGACAGGGTCCTGATCCTGGGCGGCGGGGACGGGCTTGCTCTCAGGGAGGTGCTCAAATATCCGGAAGTCACGTCAGTGACCCTGGTGGACCTGGACCCGGCCATAACGAAGATGGCGCAAACTCATCCGGTCCTGGTGGAGATCAATCAGGGCGCCATGAACGACCCCCGGGTCAAGGTTATCAATCAGGATGCGGCCGTTTTTTTAAGGGAGGATGCCGAGCTGTACGACCTGATTTTCATTGACCTGCCCGATCCTGACACCATTGACCTGATGCACGTTTACTCCCTGAATTTTTACCGGCTGGCGCACCGGCACCTCAAGGGCGGCGGCATGCTGGCGGCGCAGGCCACCAGTCCTTATTTTGCCCGGCAGGCCTTTTTATGCATCATGAAAACGATTGAAGCGGCCGGGTTCAGCGTGCTGCCTTATCACAACCAGGTTCCGACCATGGGCGAGTGGGCCTGGGTCCTGGGGGCCAGGCGCGAAGATATCAAGGCGCCCGCCTTGAGAAGGCGTGTCTTGATGGAGGACTTTAACGGTCTGGACACCAGATTTTTCAACACCAACGCCATGATCTCCATGGCTCACTTTGGCAAGGGCGTTCTTGACGGGCCTGAGGCGGAAAAGATAAAGATCAACACCAAGAGCAACCCCGTCCTGATGCGCTATTACCTCGCCGGAACCTGGGGGGCTTACTGAGGACCAAGGCTAATGACATAAAGGTCATAATTCACATCAAAAGGAATGAAAAAAAATAGAGCGGACCTGGATGCGGCGGGGCTAGGAAGTTCATGCAGGTCAGGCACCGGGTGCCCCAGACATTCTAGGCTTTTTTCCAGCAATACCTCCGCTAGGGGTGATGCATACAACTCGTCAGAGTTGTGTGCACGCCGCAGGCGCAAGAAGTCATTCCGGGGGCTGGATTTTTACTCCACACGATTGTCCCGACAAATAAAATGGCGCGGAGCTAAATTGCCAGTCTTCCGGCCTGTCCACCAATCCCCCTCTTACCGGATTTTCGTGCATATACTTTAGTTTCTCTACCAGCTTCTTTTCGGTGTAAAGATTGAAATCGTAATATCGGCGCTGCCAGGCCGGGTCATTTACATCGAAATCTGAGGTATAAGAAGTATAATGCATTTTCATATTGTTTTTGATTTGTCGGGAAGACATTTGTTTCCATTGTTTCATAAAATGACTGATGCGATTTATTATGGGGAAGCAGACGATGGCATGTACATGATCAGGCATCACCACGAAACCAAAGCATTCTCCTTCCTGTAGGGTTAACTGAGAACTAAGCACTCCAATGACAATTTTCTTGTGAATATCGTCATTCAGAAGCTTTCTTCGTCGATAACAAGAAAATGTTAGGTAATGCGCCTGACCTTCCTCTTCGTAAATTTTTCTGTCAGCC contains these protein-coding regions:
- a CDS encoding rhomboid family intramembrane serine protease produces the protein MKVNESLTTALIAVAVLWFIFFAGYFAPVDLRLYGIRPRQTNGLIGVLLWPFLHVNLQHLMANSFAFFCLLFLSLSFSKLLTIKALVIITLLGGAAVWTFGSAHTIHIGASGIIFGLLGFLIFLGIFRREWKALIISLLVFLLYGGLLVTLLIRIPGVSWSGHFFGFAAGVIAAWVTRPGRRA
- the speD gene encoding adenosylmethionine decarboxylase, which translates into the protein MKGLGKHLVVELFGCDSAKISDMKVIEKHLLEAVNLSGATIVQPFFHQFPPNGVSGIVVVAESHFSIHTWPEFGYAALDIFTCGDLTEGRKAVEYLKKHLKVKSCSIMELERGPAGPAIIRAEGQG
- a CDS encoding DUF350 domain-containing protein; the encoded protein is MTLDSLLLAVIFIIGFYVLFYIGKVVNDLLHREYRLSYELVEKDNAALALAVVGYYFGLVLAIGGTVVGPSSGILEDLLDLCIYGVLGIILLNISWFLCDKFILYKFHISDELIRDHNQGTGAVSAGVSVASGLIIYGAVTGEGGSIWTVLIFWAIGQIILILAGLLYNLITPYDIHAEIERDNVAAGVSFAGALIAIGVVVGLAGEGDFTSWSQSLLNYLAFIIVGLILLPVIRLLTDRVLLPAVKLSDEIAAQEKPNLGAAYIEAFSYIAAAFIIYWCV
- a CDS encoding polyamine aminopropyltransferase, encoding MSSPRGVSTVLKISVFATGCAGIVAEFVLSTLATYIVGNAIFQWTIVMSLMFFAMGLGSRLSAVFRHRLLDAFIIIEFSLSLLCASSAALAYGLVAYTVYARLMIYTQAFVIGLLIGLEIPLVTRLNQAYEELRSNIAGVMEKDYYGALVGGLLFAFFALPHLGLTYTPIALGAINFLVAALLLFSFFGLLSRKKVLVSAFAITCAALITLGVLAKPIILFGEQRQYRDKVIFAKQTVYQKIVITQWKKHYWLFINGQEQFSTYDEEKYHEPLVHPAMKLAAGRDRVLILGGGDGLALREVLKYPEVTSVTLVDLDPAITKMAQTHPVLVEINQGAMNDPRVKVINQDAAVFLREDAELYDLIFIDLPDPDTIDLMHVYSLNFYRLAHRHLKGGGMLAAQATSPYFARQAFLCIMKTIEAAGFSVLPYHNQVPTMGEWAWVLGARREDIKAPALRRRVLMEDFNGLDTRFFNTNAMISMAHFGKGVLDGPEAEKIKINTKSNPVLMRYYLAGTWGAY
- a CDS encoding transposase, translated to MADRKIYEEEGQAHYLTFSCYRRRKLLNDDIHKKIVIGVLSSQLTLQEGECFGFVVMPDHVHAIVCFPIINRISHFMKQWKQMSSRQIKNNMKMHYTSYTSDFDVNDPAWQRRYYDFNLYTEKKLVEKLKYMHENPVRGGLVDRPEDWQFSSAPFYLSGQSCGVKIQPPE